The following coding sequences are from one Triticum dicoccoides isolate Atlit2015 ecotype Zavitan chromosome 4A, WEW_v2.0, whole genome shotgun sequence window:
- the LOC119286221 gene encoding actin cytoskeleton-regulatory complex protein PAN1-like, which translates to MAGTKADAKAETSGGGGSFSEKGLAEKLNKLNSSAASIQTLSHWCVFHRKRARRIVDTWEKQFNNATKDKKVSFLYLSNDILQNSKRKGGEFVNEFWKVLPGSLKDVHDNGGEHGKKVVARLIGIWDERKVFGTRIESLKVDILGENPPTLDNNDNGSNPSPNPSSDPKAARKDSSTYIKELTVSGMPEKIATAYQSVVDQYFDEDAALNKCKTTVNVLEKMDKDVDNACTHGIPQASSLVSDLQEQEAVLKKCIEQLESVDTARINLINQLKVALSEQEGKSELLRTQLQVARAEAEHAMQLRQRLGGAPVTNGPGSSSGPPMITFPSGQTTAVMQNSEASPISPQFQLVHPATSPPTMTSAMGDEPKITAAAMADKLASLSSGQQVLSSIFSSLAAEQAASINGGSSSGELSAGPPGFDRPKRPRLEQQAGDTGAPPFFAQVPQVQQQIGAAPTSLGSTQSPAQANQVPGSFAPPPLQPMVPQLMQQFSQNTGGPGGMFGMIPFGMMAGSMPPPLPLLPAGFAMPNEPPPPPPLPPIQQQQQSPQAPQQSPTSTGFFPTSSTGFFPPVQVQQSPSVQRQ; encoded by the exons ATGGCGGGCACGAAGGCGGATGCgaaggcggagaccagcggcggcggcggctctttcAGCGAGAAGGGGCTTGCCGAGAAGCTAAATAAACTCAACAGCTCGGCGGCGAGCATCCAGA CACTTTCACATTGGTGTGTTTTTCACCGGAAGAGAGCCAGAAGAATCGTCGACACATGGGAGAAGCAGTTTAATAATGCAACAAAGGATAAGAAAGTGTCATTCCTGTATCTATCAAATGACATACTGCAAAATAGCAAACGCAAGGGTGGAGAATTTGTGAATGAGTTTTGGAAGGTTCTTCCTGGATCACTTAAAGATGTTCATGATAACGGGGGAGAACATGGAAAGAAAGTGGTCGCAAGATTA ATAGGGATTTGGGATGAGCGGAAGGTTTTTGGAACCCGTATTGAGAGCCTAAAAGTTGACATCCTTGGTGAGAACCCTCCTACATTGGATAACAACGATAATGGTTCAAATCCTAGCCCTAATCCCTCTTCAGATCCCAAAGCTGCTCGGAAGGATTCCAGTACATATATAAAA GAACTGACTGTTTCCGGGATGCCTGAAAAGATTGCGACTGCATATCAGTCTGTAGTTGATCAGTATTTTGATGAGGACGCAGCTTTAAACAAATGTAAGACTACTGTTAATGTTTTGGAGAAGATGGACAAAGATGTAGATAATGCTTGTACCCACG GTATTCCTCAAGCATCATCATTGGTTTCTGACCTTCAAGAGCAGGAAGCAGTCCTCAAGAAGTGCATCGAGCAACTTGAAAGTGTCGACACAGCTAGGATAAACCTGATTAATCAACTAAAAGTAGCTCTCAGTGAACAG GAAGGAAAGTCGGAGCTTCTTCGCACTCAGTTGCAA GTTGCTCGAGCAGAGGCTGAACATGCCATGCAACTCAGACAACGTCTTGGTGGTGCTCCTGTTACAAATGGTCCAGGATCTAGTTCTGGTCCACCCATGATTACATTTCCATCAGGGCAAACAACTGCTGTGATGCAGAATTCAGAAGCAAGTCCAATATCTCCTCAGTTTCAGCTGGTGCATCCAGCAACCTCACCTCCCACCATGACCAGTGCTATGGGTGATGAACCCAAGATAACAGCAGCAGCTATGGCAGATAAGCTTGCATCTTTGTCATCTGGCCAGCAAGTGCTGTCCTCCATTTTCTCATCCCTTGCCGCTGAACAAGCTGCTTCCATAAATGGTGGTTCGTCTTCTGGAGAACTCTCTGCAGGGCCTCCCGGCTTTGACAGACCAAAGAGGCCTAGACTTGAGCAGCAGGCTGGTGATACAGGGGCTCCCCCTTTCTTTGCCCAAGTACCACAAGTGCAACAACAGATTGGAGCAGCACCTACTTCTCTTGGAAGCACACAGTCACCAGCACAGGCTAACCAAGTACCAGGTTCATTTGCACCGCCTCCATTACAACCAATGGTACCGCAACTTATGCAGCAGTTTAGTCAAAATACTGGAGGTCCTGGAGGAATGTTCGGAATGATACCCTTTGGGATGATGGCTGGCTCTATGCCACCTCCACTTCCATTGTTGCCGGCAGGTTTTGCAATGCCAAATGaaccacctcctccacctcctctgccACCcattcagcagcagcagcagtctccACAGGCACCACAGCAATCTCCAACATCAACTGGATTCTTCCCAACATCAAGCACTGGGTTCTTCCCTCCAGTTCAGGTGCAGCAATCTCCATCCGTCCAACGGCAATGA